The genomic window GGTCTGCTGATGCAAAAACGGATGAGTCACCATATAAGGAAGTTTCAAAAAGATCATTCCACCTCCTTCGGGTTGACTCAAACTCTCCGATcctcttttgtgttttgttttttttcctcgtaaAGAAGTTAGTTCCTTCCCAGACACTGCTTGGTCTGTATTTCTTAAGTGGGGCTGCACGCTACTGATTATTAAGGTCAAAACAAGTTTCTTATCTCGTGTGTTTACACATTAAAAGAGTTCAATTTGTGCAGGCGACTTCAAAGATTTGCATCTCAGATCGTCAttctccattgaaatgaatggaaacgcTATTAATTTGTTCCAACCTTTCCAAAAAACAGTCTATCTATGTAATATGATGACTTCTGGATGCTTTCATAATGGTGTCCGTTTGTATTATTCCAGTCAGTGGGAATGCATGCACTGgcgaagaaagaaaagagccccgcccccttcctcGTCCCATCATTTTGCTCCTGTGTGTTCCCGCAGGGCCTTGCTTCAGGTGCCCTCCCACTTCTTTCCCAGATTGCAGTTGACCCGTGTTGCAATTATTGCTTCAGTTAAAGCACTAATGATCCGCCTTACCTCATGTGACACATTCTCAAGTATACGGAGGTGTCCGCAGTCCTCTCCCGCGCTCGACTCCGCCCCCTCCCGAGCTCCTACAACTAACTTTGTTGCTCTTCTCTCGACCTTAATGCTATGGATGAACATTTGTCTTCCTCACAAATCTGTGTTTGTGTAATTTTGCCAGGTTGTGGCGCAACATGCCGTGCGGTCACCTTTTAGTTGTTTTACGAGCCGATCGTCCACTCGCCATCGTTTGATGTCATCCGTGTGAAGAGCTTgggcgtgcatgtgtgtttttgtttagcTTTACGTGTCCGGTGTAAGGAAAGGCGTTTTGAAGAGAGACGTGACAGCTGCTTTTAAGTGCCCTGGGGGGTAATAAACAGCTCGGGAGGGCTAGTTATTTATCCCTTTTATTAGGGCAGGAGGTACaagggggtggtggggggggcttTATTGGGGTCACACTGTAACTGCACACAGCTGGAGGGCAAAGAAGCAAGATAGTTTGCAAGAAGCTGTTTTAGCATCACTAAATTCCTGACTAACAACCCGCTCTCAAGTCATGAGACGTCTAAGCGAAGCGGCCATCTTTCTTCCCAGCCCGCTTTGCTCTCCTCTCCTCGTTAAGCACATCTGCTGTCAATCGGCCGTGCTTTGTAATCCTCTCGGCATTTCCTGCCACCGCCCGCCTAATCTCGGCTCACTGACCACTTGACCAAGGAGTTCCCTCAAAAAGGGATTTCCACTTCCATCAAGTCACTTAGCGATAAAGTTAGAGAAAGGCGCTTACGCCTCGGCAACCAGGCGGTTGCCAAGCAACCCTTTGGCGGGTTCATTGTTGCTCAGTTGTTGCTCGCAAGTCGTTGTTAGTACAATTTGCTTTGTCTGCTTGACAACAAGCCGCCAGCGGTAAATATCCAAGACGGTGTCAGCTAATTGGCCGTCGACTCTCGAGTCTGCTCTCAACCATCTGGATGTGTTCAGAAGGGGACTTAAAAGGACAAGGGGTCACCAATCCTTAGAAGCTTACCCGACTTCTGTTTCTACGCCCGAGAGATTCCCTACTTGCGTCTCTAAAGCTTTTCTCATCAGTTTTGGCATGTATTCAAATAAAGTACCTTGACTTGATCCGTTACGTTTTCCCAAGTGGAAGCTCCAACGACCAAAACGATTCCTTCTGAGGCATTGATAGATTGAAGTGAAACCACCACAAAAATGCTTCTGAGTCCAGGCAATGTTTTCAAGAACATTGAACAGTTTTTCTTTGAAGAGTCTTCAACGTTTTGTGTCCAAACACAGGGTGCATGAAGGTTAGCACGATTTTCGTTTTACATTTTGGGTGACTTCAACTCTTGTCAATGCGCAAGTCAAGAAGCTCACCAGTGGCTTCTTCCATTAGCTGAGTTCCACCTTCTTCCCAAACTAGCTGCTTCTGCTCCTCTTTCTGTCACAATGACATCATGGCGAGATGTTTTATAGTTTAGCTTGTTCCACTGCCTGAGCTCAACCTCATTCGCTCTAGCTGGCAGCTCTGAAACTGCACCGCTGTATTTTGACAGCGTCTTGAGGGCGCTACTCTGTCTGAAGATGCCAGatgggggtggaggggggggggagtaatgGAAATATTTGCCTACCTGAAACACGCCAAAGGAGAAGTTTTGAGGGAATGTGGCAACGAGACGATTGACAGTGTAAACGGGAGCACAGACGAGTTATTCGAATTGCGCACGTCCGAGCCAAAACTCAAAATAAAATAGCGACCTGTGTCCCATCTGCACAAATTTTGCGAACACTTCAGTATTAAGTCAAAGTTGCTGATTTATTGTTCTCCCATCGGAAACGTTGCTTCATAGCATTGAATGTGGTAGACGTGAAACATAAAGTAACAACCTATGCTAATAAATATCAAATGAAAAGGTCAGccgggggcaaaaaaaaaaaacagacgcgAGATCGGTGACGACAATTGGAAACGCATACGCAGCAAATAAAAGCCGCACATCTGTCATACAACTATTTCTGTATTTCAAATGGGGAACATTTTCACAAGAGCCAGGAAAAATGGTCAGAGTGCAGGCAAAGACACAAGAGCGAATCCGAGCCTTCCAATATCAACGACCACACTTAAGAAGTTTGCCATCTAATAGCAcgcaaattgaaaaacaaactgCTCGCTTAAGGTTTGAATTagcatgaataaaaaatatcgTTGACTGTTAGCGTTGATAGTGGTGATTTTTCAAGCCAAAACACAAAAGCGAAAAGTATGCATATAGTCTTTATCCTCTATATTGAAAAGAATTAATTGAACATTTTGTGGGAAGAGATTCACTTAACACGCTAATTTGAAGTTtacattttgctttgtttgtataATGTACAATATTCAAGAattgtaaaaagtaaaaaaaacaagcaacagGAAATAATATTTTGGGCAGGAGGTTGGAGCAGTTCCATGGCAtcttcattcatttcaatgggccaAGATTGGAGAATTGGAACAAATTCAATTGAAGGCATCACAGAGACGTGAGAAGTGCTCTTGTTCACTGGCGCTCGTAGACTCTGGTACACACCACGTCATCTGCTCGCATGGTCTGCAAAAGAGACACCACAAACGGTTTGATTCCCGCCAGAAagtgtttttcttctctgtctctctttacCAGCACGAGTTTGCTGTCGTTGGTTATCTCTCGGGTCCAGGAGGTTTTAGGCCCCTCCCCTTTCTGCAGGGTCTGCTCACAGCTGATCTTGCTGTCAGTCTCCCAACGCGGAAAACTCTGAGCGCCGAGAGAAACAAACAGGAGGCGGATTGGTACGATGCGCTGGGCGATGTTGCGGGGAATGTTCCGGTGCATACCGTGCAGGGCCGGCCGTCCACCGTGCTCTCGTTGAACTCCTGTCCCACGGTGAAGGTGATGTGGGTTGTCCGGACCGTGGTGGAGGTCTTGATGGACAGAGTCTCGCCATCCTGCGTGATCTCCACCAAAGGCTTGGACGCCGCCTTCACCGCAATTTTACGCAGCATCACGTTTACGCCTGCAGCAAACGTGGGAGCAAAAattttaaagtgttttttttttttttttttttaaatcaagcgaTATCATAGAAAAATGCCATCATTGGATTGTCTCATACTCAGGTTGCAGTGCTCATTGCAAGCGCACTTCCTCTTTTGGGAAATCTTCCCCAGTTTTGTTCTGTCCCATCTCAAACCCCAACATGGCCAACAAACAAATATTAATAATGTGACACAAAAGCGACGAGAAGAAAATACAGGTGGGCTCAATGTGACAAATGTTTCCAAGCAAGCAGCTCGAACGCCAATCTCATCTACTGCTTCTGTTGACTTTGTTCTCATCAGGCATGTTCCTCACATCAACCAATCAGCTTTCTCCAGCCTCTCCAATCAGCCTTCTCCAGTCTTGCACAGATGTGTTTTGTTGTCACCtcactttgtttgttttgcttgtgTCAAGTGTGAATCGGGTTGCCATCTTCTTGTCAAGCTTCTCGTGAGTGGTGAGAGTTTGAGGACTTTGTggagtttgtttgttgttgctgtggatACACACTTTGGACATTATTCCCGCATGTCACCACCACCTGTCTTTTTTTACCCCCAAGACTTGAGTCATCGTGATTTCGAAACTTGGGTTCAGACAAAGGCCAAAAGCCGCCAAGTATAAATACTTGGGAATGCAACTCAATGAGACACCTCCAAAGGCGAGCGCGGGCTCGAGAAAATAGACGACTATTGATGGCTGTCAAATGTCAAAGCTGAGTTAACCGTGATCAAAGATCTGCAATTAAACATTTAAATAGGGCTGATTTTTTAAATCTGCacttttattcaaataaatattttcttcttttttttaatcgaataCTTGGAATATTTGGAAGACTACTGTTTACTTTAACCGGAGTCAAATGTGAATATTGTGAGTGCCCGCCTTCCAGTTGAGTTTCCCACCTCACACGCATTCCCACCTGTCAGCAAGAGTAAATATATACGCAACAAGAAATGCGCAGTGGTTGACAAGGCGGCAGCACGTCGGTACAGTGCGGCCGTTGTCTCGTCCGTGCTTGAGTAGTTGAGCACCTCAAtcttcaattttttatttttgctttgacttgggaGCACAAACTTCAGACGTGTGCGCTGTGTGCTGGGGGCGAACTCAACTTTCTTTATAAGCAACCCTTTGGCAATTAGTGAATAATCGTGACTGAGATTTTTAAAAAGCGACTTCAAGATGTTTACTGTCACTCCCACACAAATGTTGAAACAATACGTAGATAGATAATATAACAATATTcaaaggcatatattctttatccttgtCCAAAAATCACAGCATCTTCGTAGAAGTCATCATCAAGTGTTATACTGctccctggtggccaaggcagGCACACCAAAAAGAGCAGCGCAATAAATTGGATTGAAGCATATACTCATGATGGAAAAACTGTTTAATTCTTTACATTATTAAACCAAAAAATAAGCTTGAGACGCGTACCACATTTTGAAAATCACTGCCAGAATTAtcaacactttttaaaaatgtttttggggtGGCGCCAATCAAGTCTCCAAGTGACAGCGAAGAGGGAAAATGTGATGACATCATCTTCCTGTTCCCTCACCATGACTTGTGATAGGTGAGTACTTTTACAATATTTTAGTTGACACTCCTCAAGTGACTGCCATCCCGGCTGACTTTGAGGCAGCTCGCCCGCCGACTGAGTTTTGGGGTCAGAGGTCAGGGGGCGGAGGAAGCCACCGGGTCGGTCGGGCGAGCGTTGCATCGGTGGCCGCTGACAGGTCGCATCCAGCTGCGCTTCGCCACCAGATGGAGATGGGGTCACCGTGTGTAGCTTAAACGCACGTGCTGATTGAGATTTGCGAGGCCACAAGTCAAGGGTCAAATTGCCGTTTGGCTGACAACAGCATTTGGGTTACGGCTACATTGGAGCTCAGAATCGAAGGCCCATTTAAAGCAAAAAGTGGTTTAGGTGCATGGAGGAAGGATGCATACAGCCGCTGGCGCTCGTTCAATTGCTTTAGTAAATCAAATCTGCTTCAACAGATACCAAATATGTTTAGGGCTGCGACTAACCATTATTAAAAGAATGGAGTTAAGCTTTCGTCTTGTCAAAATATTCGATAACTTTTCCATCCCCGTGTATGGGAGAGCatatttcaaatgaaaagtgcAAACAATGCAATTGTTTTGACATGGGAGCCAAAAGCTTGCGACCAGCAGGTGCCCCCGCCTCGTCGTTCCCGACTGTCGCTTTGGATCAGGCCGATCCGAGAGCGTCGCGCACTGTACGCGCGTCCCAGCGCGCTTATTGACGAGcgagcgcgcgcacgcacgcacacacacaatgcgtGTGCTGCGCCACAGGCAGATGTGCCGCCGTTTGTCTCTTTTGTGTTATGGCAGCCCAAACGGGGGCGGGAGTGGGGTGAAGGGGCTTAGTGACGCTGGCCTGGGGCCAAGGTACTTGAATTTTGGAGCGTCTGCAGAATGACAAAGACCCCTGCCTGTGCGTAATAGAGGCCGGTGCACAGACAGGAGATGTAacctacaaaaacaaaagaaaagaagtgCGGCGGAAGTGGGACGAATTTGCATCACTCACCCAACACTTTTAAGAGCTCCTCAAAGTTCTCCGAACTCTTCATCTCCCAAGTGCCGGAAAAGTCCGGGATTTTACGGTCCATGTTGGTCTTTGGGCTCAGATGGCAACTTGTTTGTGGTCCTCTTATAGCGATGTGCACCTCGTCCTCTTCGGTTCTTCCGTGGTCCTGGTCCTGGACTTCACTGATATCGTCCCTGACCGCCTGTGTGTGCCTGCGCAAATGAAATGTAATTGCGCCGCGGAAAAGGGCATATTCGTGGAGCGGCATGTCCCCGCCCCTTATTAGTCAATCCACACCCCTTTGGACAACCAGATTATCGGCATGGATCCACGTACGGTACATTTATAGAATTACGCTCCCTGTAGGCGGCATGTTTGGAGACGCTTTCCTCTTTTCTGTCTAGATGGGATGTTACGGTGACGTTAGGTGTGGATGTGGTGAGCATGATTTCCAGCTAGTGCAAGTCGGTGGCAGCCTGCTTGACTATTTCACTGGGGCCAAGTTCACCACCCACGATCTTAATGCTGCCGCCATAAAAATAAAGGCGCCGGTAATGGGATACAGCTTCTGGCCGGCACGATGGAATATCAGTTTAAAAGGGAGGCGGGGCTACTGGGAGGTGCTAGacgaggaaataaaaaaaaaaaaggtgggatCGGTGCAGGTCGCCGATAGCTTTCCTTTGCCTCCCCCCCGCTGCGTCAAAGGGAAGAGTCGCAagggggtgggggaggggggattgTGGAGCAGGGTCAGCGGTGTGGGAGGTAGTTGGACCAcgtacgcgcgcgcgcgcacgcaggcCGCCCATGATGGATGGTGCCGATACAAAGCCGACGTTAAACATTGACTCTTGATGGATGATCCCATCCGCTCCGCTGCATGGCGAATTAGCGCGCGGTAACCCGGGCGACTGCGCGGGGGGGGGTATCTGTCGTGGCGTGGCTCCCCGCTACAAATATACTCGCGCTCCGTGTCAGTCCACACACGCAAGGCGCAATAAAGAAGAGTTACACATGGATAATTGGCTAATTGAAGTCACGCGCCTTTATGCGCGTCCAAACTGTGCCACCTTTTGGTTTGCGCTAGGTGGTAGCTTCTCAATTTGTGCGGATTGCCCAAATACGGCGAAAGAGCGCAAAAGAGCGAGGGCCATATAAGACTTATCCAAGATATTGCAAGaataaaagatgttaagttacGACAACAGCGTTTCGAAAACTTCTTAGGAGAACAGTGGTCACGGTCGGCGACGCACtactgttgcgcgttcggcggtgcgctgcagttgcgcgatcggacaaaattaagctccttgcgcactgaggtccacttaaattttggaaagtacatcaggactttaaaaatattttctgaatttcagcgacggctttgtcacaataatgcaaccagcgcagtgcagttgcgcggtgggcgacgtgttacggttgcgcgttcggcggtgcgctgcagttgcgcaaatgcaaaaatgcttaaaaaaggcgttatttttttgtcttgaaacggatttaaaaaaattccattatttgtaatgggagaaATGGATTCGATATTCTACCGAGTCGCTTCTCGAAACgacttctggaacggattgtggtcaaaaaccaaggtttgactgtatttttgctattcttgttaaaatcacacatgtgaactggaaatgacaataataacacatgtgaaagccaaattgagcaaattggctatttcagaagtttGTGTCATGGTAGCCCTTTGctttaatcagtacccaggaagtagctctcggtttaagaaaggtcgGTGACCCCTGATGTAGATGGATGTCCTCATTTCAAAACTCAAAATGTTTGTCATTGGCACAGGAAA from Syngnathus typhle isolate RoL2023-S1 ecotype Sweden linkage group LG10, RoL_Styp_1.0, whole genome shotgun sequence includes these protein-coding regions:
- the crabp2a gene encoding cellular retinoic acid-binding protein 2a translates to MPLHEYALFRGAITFHLRRHTQAVRDDISEVQDQDHGRTEEDEVHIAIRGPQTSCHLSPKTNMDRKIPDFSGTWEMKSSENFEELLKVLGVNVMLRKIAVKAASKPLVEITQDGETLSIKTSTTVRTTHITFTVGQEFNESTVDGRPCTSFPRWETDSKISCEQTLQKGEGPKTSWTREITNDSKLVLTMRADDVVCTRVYERQ